In one window of Solanum pennellii chromosome 2, SPENNV200 DNA:
- the LOC107009226 gene encoding pentatricopeptide repeat-containing protein At2g17670 yields MTEIEMINPCRTLILVLTEGRSVTVLGWLQEDEETAEKMGKLPPSLRSANFAVNTLIKTPSPSPSPPPTSKPHYYPKKSQSPKKKPTSNTEPQLPSSIVAFDSTSLSDAKTLFNSLISSTRNPSPDNKFYNAVLQSFSSNSTLQDSIFFLNHMIKVHPPFSPDRFTYHVLLVQSCKSVNLSLSPVHQVLNLMTTNGFPPNKVSTDIAVRTLCSSGHEEQAIELVKELSSKDSPPDTYTYNFIVRHLCKNRPLSTMNNFIKEMREGFDIKPDLVTYTIMIDNVCNSKNLREATRLLGVLSEEGYKPDCYVYNTIMKGYCMLSQGGEVLGVYKKMQEEGVKPDLVTYNTLIYGLSKSGRVKDAKKFLNVMMEEGHVPDAVTYTSLMNGMCREADPLGAVALLEKMEARGCAPNSCTYNTLLHGLCKGRLLDKGMKLYDVMKQNGTKLETGSYGTFLRALCRNGRVADAYEVFDYAIESKSLTDVAAYTTLESTLKWLKKAREQGLVI; encoded by the coding sequence aTGACGGAGATCGAAATGATAAACCCTTGCAGAACCCTAATTTTAGTCCTCACAGAAGGAAGAAGTGTTACAGTTTTGGGTTGGTTACAAGAAGACGAAGAAACAGCTGAGAAAATGGGGAAATTACCACCTTCCTTAAGGTCAGCTAACTTTGCTGTAAACACTCTCATCAAAACTCCATCTCCATCCCCATCCCCACCTCCAACCTCAAAACCCCATTATTATCCCAAAAAATCACAATCACCCAAGAAAAAACCCACATCAAATACTGAACCCCAGCTTCCATCATCTATTGTAGCCTTTGATTCAACATCTCTTTCAGATGCTAAAACCCTTTTCAATTCTCTGATTTCCAGTACCAGAAACCCCTCTCCAgacaataaattttataatgcAGTTCTTCAATCATTTTCCTCCAATTCAACTCTCCaagattcaatctttttccTTAATCACATGATCAAGGTTCACCCTCCTTTCTCCCCTGACAGGTTTACATACCATGTTCTCCTCGTCCAATCTTGTAAGTCTGTTAACCTTTCTTTATCCCCTGTTCATCAGGTTCTTAATCTTATGACTACCAATGGTTTCCCTCCTAATAAGGTCTCCACAGACATTGCTGTGAGGACCCTTTGCTCTTCCGGCCACGAAGAGCAAGCCATTGAGCTAGTGAAAGAACTTTCCTCCAAAGACTCTCCCCCTGATACatatacttataattttattgttagGCATTTGTGCAAGAACAGGCCTTTGAGTACCATGAATAACTTTATTAAAGAAATGAGGGAAGGTTTTGATATAAAACCTGATCTTGTTACATATACAATTATGATTGACAATGTTTGTAATAGTAAAAATCTTAGGGAAGCGACTAGATTATTAGGAGTTCTGAGTGAGGAAGGCTACAAGCCTGATTGCTATGTTTATAATACAATTATGAAGGGTTATTGTATGTTAAGTCAAGGGGGTGAAGTGTTGGGTGTATACAAGAAAATGCAGGAGGAAGGAGTGAAGCCTGACCTTGTGACATATAATACATTGATATATGGATTGTCTAAGTCGGGAAGGGTGAAAGATGCTAAGAAGTTTTTGAATGTTATGATGGAGGAAGGCCATGTTCCAGATGCAGTCACGTATACTTCGTTAATGAATGGTATGTGTAGAGAAGCAGATCCATTAGGGGCGGTGGCTTTGTTGGAGAAAATGGAAGCACGGGGCTGTGCTCCTAATTCGTGTACATATAATACATTGCTTCATGGGTTATGTAAGGGAAGATTGTTGGATAAGGGAATGAAACTGTATGATGTTATGAAACAGAATGGTACGAAGCTTGAGACAGGATCTTATGGAACTTTTCTCAGAGCTCTCTGTCGGAATGGCAGAGTGGCAGATGCTTATGAAGTTTTTGATTATGCAATAGAGAGCAAGAGTTTGACTGATGTTGCTGCGTATACAACATTGGAGAGTACTTTGAAGTGGCTTAAGAAGGCTAGAGAGCAGGGACTTGTCATTTGA
- the LOC107010905 gene encoding uncharacterized protein LOC107010905 yields the protein MAISYKSKSLLFPVRSISLPTRLHPNGLKIEDELHKLKNSETSSSHSADTIQAGIVGLVELYNSFQELIQCPSTQKTLVQHQNVAFVEESIEGSLELLDSCAAIRNLFCTIKEQVQHLQSALRRKGGNSSIERDIGNYLTLRKKMKKEIGKNLRKLKHMENRVGCSLFLDIEQHLREVTGISISVFKALLVFLSYQDTKFKPSGWSMISKLMITKSGSCKSSQFFNEMGNVDMALCDLREEIKRNDGKVDVNIARRRLQMLDESIKGFEAGLESLYKQLIQTRVSFLNVLAL from the coding sequence aTGGCAATCTCATATAAATCTAAAAGTTTATTATTTCCTGTTAGATCTATTAGCTTGCCTACAAGATTACATCCTAATGGCCTAAAAATTGAAGATGAATTACACAAGCTGAAAAACTCCGAAACGTCGTCGTCGCATAGTGCAGATACAATTCAGGCTGGTATTGTTGGGCTTGTAGAATTATACAATTCATTTCAGGAACTAATTCAGTGTCCAAGCACACAAAAAACTCTTGTTCAACATCAAAATGTGGCTTTTGTAGAAGAGTCAATAGAAGGATCACTTGAGTTACTTGACTCATGTGCTGcaattagaaatttattttgtaCTATTAAGGAACAAGTGCAACATCTTCAATCAGCGTTACGACGAAAAGGTGGAAATTCCAGCATCGAAAGGGACATTGGTAATTATTTAACCTtaaggaagaaaatgaaaaaggagaTTGGAAAAAACTTGAGGAAATTGAAACATATGGAGAACAGAGTTGGATGTTCTCTGTTTTTGGACATTGAACAACACTTAAGAGAAGTAACAGGAATAAGTATATCAGTTTTTAAAGCTCTTTTGGTATTTTTATCCTACCAAGATACAAAATTTAAGCCTAGTGGATGGTCAATGATTTCGAAATTGATGATCACAAAATCAGGTTCTTGTAAAAGTAgtcaattttttaatgaaatggGGAATGTTGATATGGCTCTTTGCGATCTTCGCGAAGAGATTAAGAGGAATGATGGTAAGGTTGATGTCAATATTGCACGAAGGAGATTACAGATGCTTGATGAAAGTATTAAGGGATTTGAAGCTGGATTAGAAAGCTTGTATAAGCAATTGATCCAAACTAGAGTTTCATTTCTTAATGTTCTAGCACTTTAA